Part of the Sporosarcina sp. FSL K6-2383 genome is shown below.
TTAAATGAACGAGCACTTCAATCCATGCATCAGGTGTGCGTGCTGATATAGAAAGCGTCATTTGCTGCGACTCCATACGACGCCATTCATGCAGCCAATCATTCAAGGAATTGAACTGCGAGTACAGGTGGAAAATGACAGCAAGACGATGTGAGCACCAGCCGTGCGCTTGACATGTGCAATCTGCATTCATTTGCCCAAAAGAAAGGCGCACATTTTCAGGCTCAGCCCCTAGGGTCATGACAGAAATTGTATCTCCGGTAGGTAAATAACTATCTATAGCATTATTGCGTACAAGTGCGACAGCAAGGCGCACTTGAAGCGCATCTCCTGCGATTCCTGGCTGGAGAGCATGCTGAATATCATTCATAAATTCATCTATTTCACTTTCGTGTAAGTAAGAAACACGTTCTACGGTCATGTTGATGGGACCACTCCTTCAGAAAAGCATCTTTCTATTATACCGCTTTTCAAGCCAGACCGGAAATGATGTTATTCGGTATCTTCCTCTTTTGCATGTTTGTGGATTAAAGTTAGCAAAGATTTATTGGCATTCAGGAAAATCCGTCGATCTTTTTCAGTTAAATGAGAGGCTAGCGCAACAAACTCCCGCAACTCAGAACTCTCTTCAAATAGCTGCCGATGTCTATCTATAAAGCTATCCATATAGCGTTCCCGCACCTCGGACGTTTTGACTGGCTGTGTCTTTTTGAAATCCCTGACAGATTTTAAAGGAGTTCCAAGAATCATCGCCAGAAAATAATCATCTGGCACAGCGAACGTTTCCTTGACGATAGGCAGGAGATCATTTGGGAATCCCCGTTCACTCCTTTCGTAATTGGACAATGCAGCAGGATCTATTTTTAACTCAAGCGCAGCTTCGAGCTGTTTCAAACGTAAATACTCT
Proteins encoded:
- a CDS encoding helix-turn-helix transcriptional regulator — encoded protein: MHFGKQFKEYREEYLRLKQLEAALELKIDPAALSNYERSERGFPNDLLPIVKETFAVPDDYFLAMILGTPLKSVRDFKKTQPVKTSEVRERYMDSFIDRHRQLFEESSELREFVALASHLTEKDRRIFLNANKSLLTLIHKHAKEEDTE